The Flavipsychrobacter sp. genome contains the following window.
TTTTATAGTGCGCTATAAGATCAGGGCTTATGTTTGGATATTCTTTAATAATATAACCACTTTGCGGCATACAATTAGGACAATAGCTAATATCTTCATTTGCGGATAACCATACTTTTTTAAGGTGATCGCAAATATTGTTATTGGAAATTGATGGTATAAAGTAATCTGTAGTAGTTTCGGTACAATAATCGTTGGGTATCAAGCCTGTTTCTTTACATACATATCTAAAGTTGATATTGTCAGGTTGTACGAGCCAGTCTTTACTTGCATGTTTGTCAATGGTATTAAACAGTTTGAAAAGAAGAGGAGTGGCAATACCCGCACCATTCAACTCGGCAACTCCCACACCATTAAAATTACCTACCCACACACCAATAGTATAGTTCTGATTGTAACCAATACTCCAAGCGTCTTTCCTTCCATACGAGGTTCCTGTTTTCCACGCTATTTTTGGTAAGCTTTTGGCGTTGTCAAATAGGTTAGGGAGGTCTGGTCTATACACGTCTGTTATGATGTTAGTTGTCATATAAGCAGCGTTTTTAGATACTATTCTTACTGCTTTAAGATTAGAATCTTGTATGACATTCGTCTGCCACACAAGTGGATGATATAGTCCATTGTTAGCAAAGCTGCTATATAGTGCCGATAGTTCATCTAATCTAACAATACACCCGCCAAGTATAAGAGATAGCCCAAGCTGTTTCCTATTATCCTCAATTGATGATATACCTCCGATAGATAGTATATTAATAAAAGGTTCAGCCCCTATGCTGTTTAGCAGTTTTACCGCAGGTATATTTAGAGATTTTTTGAGCGCATCTTCTACAGTAATATTACCGTGGAATTCGAGGTCGTAATTCTCTGGCATGTAACCGTCTATATTTATAGGAACGTCAGCAATAATAGTCTTCGGAGTAATGTACCCTTTATCTATCCCTAATGCGTATAAAAAGGGCTTTAAAGTACTTCCCGGTGACCTGGCAGAAGAAACCCCATCCACTTGACCATTATGCATATTATCAAAGAAGTCAGGAGAACCTATGTAGGCCTCTACTTCATGAGTGTAATTATTAATTACGATCACAGCACAGTTGTGAATGTTTTTTAGCTTTAAACTGCTCATGTATCCATTAACTATCGCTTCAGATTCTTTCTGTTTTCTAGGGTCAATGGTCGTAAATATTTCTGTAAAGTGAGGGTTGTCATATGCCATCCTAAGTGCTAGCTGTGGCGCTTTTTTAGGTGCACTTAGTCGACTTGCTATTAATGGTTCACTTACAGCATCTTCTATTGCATCTTTAGGAAATAGATTATCTTCTTTAAACTTCAATAACCATTTGTTGCGCTCTTTTACAATTCTGCTGTTATGTTTACCAATTAATAAAGAGTTGGGTCTGTTAGGAATTATGCTCAATGTTGTTATTTCGGCAAGGGAAAGGTTACTAGGCAATTTGTCAAAATAAAGAATTGCAGCAGCCTTTACTCCTTGTATATTAGAGCCATAGGGTGCAAGGTTTAGATACATCTGTAAAATTTCTTCTTTAGTATAGTGTAGCTCTAGTTGTAATGCTCTAACTATTTCCCAAAGTTTATTGAAGTAGGTCCGCTCTTTGGGTTCCAGCATTCTTGCTACTTGCATAGTAATAGTGGAAGCCCCTGAGGTACGTTTCTGCTTTGTGACGTTAAAGAAGGCAGCTCTTACAATAGCTAAAAGATTGACTCCTGGGTGGTAGTAAAAGTATTTATCCTCTTTATAAATGATGGCCTTTTTTAACTCAGGAGTAATCTCGTTGAGGTTGGCTTTTATGCGCCATTGTTCGTCACTGGTAAGAAATGCATGAAGAACGGAACTATCTCTTGCTCTTACGAGTTGACCATATTCTATATTTCCTTTAACAGGGAAAATAATATCAATAAAAATGAATACAACTGCTGTAATTACTGCAGTTGTACCCATTTTTTTAGCTATGTTTTTTATTGAATTGATCACTTATTCTAACACCTTGATCGTTCCTGCTCCATGGTAGGAGTGAAATGCACCGTTATACATAGCGTCTGCCTGAACTGGTCCCATTATATATGTACCCGGTGTTACCGCACGAACCATGTAATAAAACCTCCGAGTTTCCTTGCTAGCACTAGTAAACAGATTAACCCTGTCGTCTCTAAAATCTTCATGTTGAGGATAGTCAGGTTCTTTGGTCCATTTGATATCAGGCATGTCAAACAATCTTGAGTTCTCTACTTCAAATCCTGCAGGTAAAATGTCTGTGACAACAACATTTTCAATTTCAGTATCATATTGCGCTTGCAATGTTATTTCCACAACTATTAGGTCGTTTTGTTTGAAGGTATTATTGGTAATTGGGCGTCCTTGTTTGGTGTAAAATGAGCGACGTACTTTTAAATATTTATCTTCTTCAGCATAACTACCATCTTTAGTAATACCAGATGCCTCTGCAAAATAGTAATACTGGCCTTTCCCTTCCACTTTTAGTTGTAGGGGTTTATCCATTCGGGATCTAAGGTCTATTGATTGATCTTTACCATTTGTAGTAGCTATACTTTTGCTGTTATACATAATATTAGCAGTTGCTTGAGTTTTGTTTGCTCTCTGTGCAATTTTTCCTAATGCTAGTATGCCAAAAGATTTTTCTTGTGTGTTTAAATAGTATGATCGGCGCATTTTTTCTGACAAGATGCGAGACATCGTGCTTATTTGTAGATCATCCGGATTTATCTCTTGAATAACGTATAAAGAGATAGCTAAATCTCGTATGTAAGAGTAAAAACTTCCTCCAAAAGTGGGTTTGGATTCTTCTCCTGCAAATTCTTTTGGTAAGACTTTTTGTGCTTTGTCTTTTTGTCCTGATAAAGCATATGCCGCAGCAAGCATATATCTACCATCAAGGCTGAGCATATCTTGATGTGCCTTGTAGTAGTTCATGTGTGCATATTGTGGACTACCTGCCAATGCCAAAACAAATAGTGAGTATGGAATCTCTTTCGAAGCTATTTCTCTGTATTGGTTGTTGTTATAATACATTCGAGTTGTTTTTCTCGATTTGAGCATCTGCTCCATGTAACCTACTGATCTCTTTATCGTATTGCTACTTACTTTAAAGCCTGCTTTTTGTGCTTCAATTAAAAAATGTGTAGCATATATAGTACCCCACCAACTTTCGTACCCGCCACCTTGCCAGTAAGACATGCCGCCATTGTATTGTTGCATTGATTGTATCTTCTGTATAGCTTCCCGAACATTATAACCGGGGTTCATATCCTTGTCCTCAATAGAGGTAATGCTTTTTACTAAATCGTAGTAGTAAAGCTGTGGAAAAGCTGTAGATGTAGTTTGTTCTATGCATCCGTAAGGGTAGCGTATAAGGTCATTGATGTCTTTTGTGAATTCGATAAGTGGAGACTTGCTAACTATTAATTGTCCCCTAATGCTTTGAGGCATAAAGTTATTATCAATATTAATGGGTTGGCTGCTGCCAGCTTTAACTGAACCTGCAATATATTTCTTTTGTAATCCTGCAGGAGGTCTTACTGCAATTTCTGTTTCGTTCTCAAAAGCTTCATTTAGTGCTTTTACGGTAACATCTACTTTGCCTTTTCCTATGGAGTTTTCAGCACTAATATTAAATACTACTCTTTCTTCATTATTAGCTCCAATGGTAACTGTTTTGGTCTTGTCTCCATTAACTCCTAGTGGTCCATTTGTATTTAGCGCTATGGTAGCTTTAGTACTTTTGTTCGTAGTATTGCTTACAGTTACGGCTACTAAAACTTCATCTTTAGGACTTAAGAATCGAGGTAAGGCTGTGCTAATTACAATAGGGTCTGCAATTTTTACATGGCTTTCAGCGTTTCCAAAACTGCTGCCTTTATACGCTAAGGCCATAACTCGTAAATCGCCGGAGAACTGTGGTATATCAATATCATAACTAATATTTCCATTTGCGTCAGCCTGTTTTATGCCGCTCCAATAAGACACGTTTTTTATTCGGTTAACAAAGAGCGGATTAGCCCGCATGGCACTTTCGTCAGCACCATCACCACCAGTGCTTGAAAGTGTTGTGTTGATCTCAGGCATTAAGTAAGGGTAAACATCAAAAGCTTTTACCCCAAGAGCATGCTTTTGATAGAAATGAGTGTAGGGGTCTGGGCTTTTATAATTCTTTACTTGAAGTATACCCTCATCAACTGCAGCAATGGTTACAAATGCATTTGGAGTTGTTTTTACTTTTATCGTTTGTTTGGTCTTAGATCTTGATTTTTCAGGTACTGTTATGGCAACAGGTATGTGTAATGACTTGTTTTCAACGCTAATAGACTTATAGCCATGAGCTACAGTTAAAGGTAATGCTGCATCATCCATAGGGCGGAATAGTGTAGCAGAAACATAGATGTTCGGAATGTGTTTTTCTCCAGCTTTAATTGAGAAGGATGCTGACCTGTCTTTAGTAGTCAAAAATTTATGTTCTATCACATTATCCCTTTCAAGTGTCACTAACATGCGCCCTTCAAAAGGCGTCGTGAATAATATGTCAATATTATCTCCAATATTGTATTTCTCTTTATCTGTTTTTATGGTGACATTGCCTTCTGTATTCACTTCAAAAGAAGTGTATTCTGTATCGTAGTAGCCCCAGGCATAAATGTATCTAGATACATAACTGTCAGAGCCTTCTGGAGAGATGCGAACCTCATATTGCCCGCTCAGCTCAGGAGTAAATATGTAGTTAGTATTCTGTCCATTTATAGTTATGAGTTTCTCTTTCAGCACCCTTTCCTGCTTTTTAGACTTATAACGATATCCATTACCATCGCGCTCTATAACACTATGCCATTCTATTTTTATTAATGACACTTTTGCTTTTACTCCTGTTTTAATACCACCCTTTTGGTCAACAGCAACAAGTTGAAGCTTATGAGGCTTTTTAGTGTTGACGTAATCATCTCCATGTTTTATACCAATGAAAATAGGTTGAGTATATACAGTAAAGTTGGAGTAACGATGGACAGGTCTTCCTGTTTCGTCAAAAGCCGTTGCCATGATATTGCCTTGAAGTATACCCGTTCCTGAAAACTCCTTTTTTAGAGGGAATTTGAAAGTGGCAGTACCATTCTTATCAGTTTTGCCTTCACGAGATAAATATTCGTATTTGATATCGTTCTTGATATTGAAATCATAATCAGACAAACTCTTAATCTTGAATACTTTTTTTGAAATATTTAGTTGTGCTTCATAATTGCGTCCTACAGCAGGTGTTCCAAATAAATTGTCTACTTGTAGGGTTGCTTTGATGCTATCTAGTGGTTGATATTCTTCTTTGTCAAGTGTTAAGGATGTTTTGATCCTGTCTGGTACAAAGTCTTCTATACTAATGTCGTACGTTGCAAGGTTGATATTATTGCCTGTAAGGAGATGTAGGGTGTACGTGCCTGTAATAGCGCTAGGTGGTATATTGAAATGAGTCTCACAAGAACCTTCTTTATCTAATATCTTTTTGTTGGTAGCAAACTCTTTACCGTTTGGCATAGTAAGCTGCATTTTTACAGGTATTTCCCCAGGTGATGCCCAATGGTCATTTCTAATAATAGTGCTAACATTTATTTGCTCTCCGGGTCTGTATAGGTTTCTTTCTGCATATATCATTGCATTTAGTCCTGTGCTGTTTTGATAATAGCCGCCAACATTAAAGCGAGAGGTTTCGACACCTCCATTTTCTAATGAGATAAAACTAAATTCCTCTTCCATTTTTGCTGTTACTAAACCTATGTTAAAACCAGAAAATCTATTTTTGATATCAGACAGTATTGCGGTTCCTTCGCTGTTTGTTGTTATCTCTTCCAGTAATTGGTTGGTGGTGCTTATGAAGGATATTCTCACGCCTTGTAAGGGTGTTGCATTTCGTATAGAGTTGGCAAAGACATATATATTGTCTTTGTCCTCTTTCACAATTAAGCCTACATCAGAATAGTTTAGGATTTTTGAGTCTTGTACCCAAGTGTGTTCTTGTGATTGTACTTCTACCAAATAAGTGCCTTTAAAGCTTTTGATCTTGTCTTTAAAGTCTAGGTTGAGTATACGAGCACCATTTTTTCGTGGTAGGTCTTGCGTGTTGTATTCCTTTGCGAAAACCTCATCACCTATATTACGGGTATTATAGACATAGTAACTATGGTAGTCGTCATCGTCATAATCGTAGCGATAGCTTTGCCCTCTTCGTATAAACTGACTGATATTGTTCTCATATATTTTAGTGATCCTTAACTTTACTTTATTAGTGTTGATGATACTTAGCCCTATATTTCTATTCCCTTTTGTTGACAGATACATGCCCTTGCTGCTTGTGAATTGAATTGAAGGGGAAAGTTTTTTAAATGTTATCTGCCCGTCAAAATCGGTTTTCATAACCCCTCCAAAACGACCTTCAATATCTTTAGATATAGTTATATCATAATTTGATGTAACAGAGAATTTGTCGCTAGTTAGATGTATTCCTGTTTCACTTGTCTCAACTTCAAAAGGTATAGCAGGTTCTAATACAATATGTTTTTTCAAGTTTTCGTCAATTACAGGTTGTGTAGTGTTTATAGTGATAATGCCCTGTTCTCCTGTATGTTCACTATTAATGTTTGTAATGGCGAGTGTAAACCGGCTAGGGATGATAGTCTTTATTGACGTATCTAACGAAGATGTAATGTTGCCATCCGCAATAGTTATTCCTTTATTTATTTCTATCTCAAAAGGTGTTACATCGTCTAGTTCGTTAAGGGGCGTGAACTGTAATGATATTTTCTTTGAGTTGTCTTTACTGATATTTGTAGTAGTAATAGGTTGCCCATCATGTATTAAGGATATGTTTTTTAAAGCCTCTTTTGTAGATAAATTGTAATTGAAGTCAAGGTCTAATTGTATCATTATATTTGACCTGTTTTGCCCACGTGTCCACGATACTTTTGTTTCTGTCACCTTTAAAGGAGTAGAGCTAAATTGTATCTTCTTCTTTTCTAGTTTATACTTGTTTTTACTTAGTCTTGTAATGTTTGAATTGAGTGTAGCTTCATATTTTGTTTCGGGAAGAAGGTTTGATGAAGGGGAGAATACCAGCTCACTTGAGCTATTCCATTTGAATGACCCTGGTATGTTGGGTGAAAAGCTGATATATGCTGTTGTATCCCATCGCCCTACCAAGCTATCAGGATATATATCCTTATTGAAAGAGAAATATAGATTTTCTTGATTGCCAATGTCTTCTTTAAACTGTTTTTCGTCAAATTTTAGAGACTCATTGGACGCACAACTAGCTAGTAATAGAGTAGCAACAATAATTAGTTTGTGGAAGAGAGTAGTGTAGCTTTTCATAATAGGTATATATACTGTATGGGAAGAAATTCTAAACTAAAGTACTTTTTATAATTGCAAAGTTTTAGTGATATGAGTTAAGCTTATGCGAAAGTCTTGTTAATGAGTTTTCACATTTGCACAATAAAAAAGGGTAAACAGAATGCTTACCCCTTTTTGTTTACAAGATTAATAATTAGTGGTTTTCATTATCAGCAAATAACCAACCGTTTATTGTTTGTTCTCCACTTATTAAGTCGTGGTGATACATCACAGATCGTTCTTCTGATATCTCGATACTGGTTATGCTTAATGTTCTACGCCTTCCGCCTCGTTTAAGGTTTAGGTTTATTCTATCATCACCTTCCCCTCCATGTTCATGAAAGTCCCTTATCTTCTCTCCTGTAATTTTGTTTTTATTAGCCTTCCTGAAGTCATCAAACCATTTCTGTCTTTGAGCTATCATTTCGTCATCATAGAGAGTGACAGAAGACCAGATATGAGGTACATCAGCCTTTAAGGATTCGATTGATTTTTCATACTCATCCCATGTCAATCGCCATAAAGTGTTGTTGTGGTTCAACCATACAATTAAGGTGAATGGTTCAATATCGTCAAGATCTACCTCATTAAATTTGTTTACAGGGTTTTCAGAATCAAATATTTCTAAAAAAATCAAGCCTCTACTTTTGCGATAGTTGGGTTTTGAAATGTGTGGTATAAAAGCGCCATTCATCAATACCATTGCATTCCCATTATCGTGTATGCTTATCCAAGTGCCTCCTTTTTTAACGTCTTTAGGATATAGTATTTTACCAGACGCCAGTTCAGCTACAATAGGGTTGAGTGCCCTAGGTCTAGTTATCTCCTCATCACGGTTTGCAGTAATGTAGATCTTATCTTTATACGGTAGATATGTTACGGTACACATAAAGTATTCTTCAAGTCTTTATTCCTCCTTCAATACATACAAAATAGACACAAGTAGACGATTAAACAAATGCTATGTGGCAATCTGCATATATTTATTGTTTTTTAATTTCCTTGTGAAAATTATAAGTTAATCTTGGTATGACGGTCCAAGATTTTGTTAAACCGTCTGGTCTAGCTGTTCTTACTTGTACGGGAGACCCTGCGGATATATCCACCTGCCAGTTTCTAATTTTATAATAGATATTACCTGTAATATTTATGGTTAAGCCTTGACTGCCTGCAACAGAAGAATTAACTCCGCTTGCATAAGTGATCTTGTCGTTAGCAAGGTGATATATAAATAATGGTCCTGCTGAGATACCAAGCTTTTCCCAGTCGTAATGTCCTTGTACTCTAAATAATATATCTCCACTTCTTTCTAAGTTGGCAGATTCGAAATAGGTATTATAGGTAGATGAGCTAAGGCTGTATTGATTATTGTTGTATTGTATAAGCGGTTGCTGATACCCTATAGCAGTCGAGATATATTTTCCCCATTTTGCACTTACTCCTACAATTAAGTCTGTAGTCCCCAAATTGCTTTGATAGGGCATCGGCAGAGGTTGATTATTGTCAGTTGCAGTTGCATCCCCAAAACTTACTCTAGTACCTACAGTTCCATTTAACGCAAATTTTTTAGCAAGAGGTCTGGTGTAGGTAACTATCAAGTCTCCTATTCCTGTATGGCTGCCAGCTTCTCCTGAAGCTATGTTTATGGGTAGCTTACCTTCTATATATCCTTTTGTGCCCATAGGAGCTTTTAGCTCTAGTTGAGGTGTTATGATGTTAGTGCCATTTTCCCCACTACTAATAGCTGTAGACAAAGCGATACTGCTTTGGTTGTTGGAGTTAGTACCTTTTAACGCTCCTGCTGTACAAAAGCCTGCATCGGAACATCCTTGAGCATTAGCTTGTAACGTAATAAAGCTTGCTAAGAAGAGAGTAGTAACAAATTTAAGTTTCATGTATTCAAATTTTAAGAAAAATGGATACATAAAAGTAAGACATAGTAAAACGGCAATTTACTAATTAAGGCAAAATATAAACTTCATCTGTGGTAATTCTATTGCTCTCATTACCTGCCAGATCTTTTATATATACTTCAAAACTGGTTGTGTCTCCGTTGGGGCGATTAGGTCTTTTGACTAAAAAGCGGTTTGCGTCTAACTGGAATGTAATGATTCCTGATATGCCGTTTTCTAGGTCTCGGGATTGTATTTCCTTTCTGAAATTATTGGGTAAATATAAACCACTAAAATCAGCAGTATCCTTAAATCTACGGTCTAAAAAGTAGATATCGTAGTTACTGCCTTGCTGGTCATAACCAAAGTCGCCTTCTCCGTCAGTATAGTTAAATGATATTTGAACAAAATCAGCACTACTACCGGAGGTTACTGTATTAGTTGTAATTCCTCTGTAGTTTATTCTTGGAACGCTAGAATATTTTGGTGTTTTCTTACATGCTACAACACCAATTGTTAATATTGCAAGTAGAAATAGTTTTGTTCTCATATTTACCAAAGTTAACGAATGTGCTAAATATAAATGACATATCTGTCTATGACTATATCAATAGTATAAACGAGGATAACTTCGATGAAATTGCCTTGCAAGTGTATAATCTTCAAATTAGTAAGAATAAGCTTTACGGAGACTATACAGATCTAGTAAATGCTAAAGTGTCTAAGATCGAGGATGTACCGTTTTTGCCTATTTCGTTTTTCAAAACACATCATGTTTGTTTAGAAGGGTATAATAATTTTGTACGAGTTTTTGAAAGTAGCGGCACTACTAATCAAGCCTTGAAAAGCAAACATTTTATATCAAATACTGATATTTATAATGCGTCTTCTTTAAAAGGCTTTACCTACTTCTTTGGAGACCCTAAAGAATACGTTTTTCTAGCATTGCTGCCATCGTATTTAGAACGAGGGAATTCGTCATTGGTATACATGGTCAATATGTTAATGCAAAGTAGTAATCAAGAAGAGGGTGGGTTTTATCTGAACGAATATGAAAAGCTAGCTTCTATTTTGCAACAGCTGGCTAAAGAACGAAAGAAGGTTATCCTTTTTGGTGTCACCTTCGCTTTACTTGATTTTGCTACAACATATCCATTCCATATGGATAATGTAATTGTTATAGAAACGGGAGGCATGAAGGGAAGGGGGAAAGAGCTGACGAGAGAAGAAGTGCACCAGCAGCTTACCACAAGCTGGGGAATAGATTCCGTACATTCTGAGTATGGTATGACAGAGTTATTATCACAGGCATACTCAAAAGGAAATGGGATATACAAGCCTTCTAAAACAATGAAGGTGTTAGTAAGGGACATCAACGACCCTTTAGTTAATCATACAGATGGTGTTGGCATTTTAAATATTATTGATCTGGCTAACCTATATTCCTGCAGTTTTATTGAAACAGAAGATATCGGTAAAGTATATGCTGATGGCAGTTTTGAGGTTTTAGGACGACTTGATAATACAGCCTTAAGAGGGTGTAGTTTAATGGCAGTTTAAGAGTATGTGAATATTATTTTTAGATTAGTCTAAAAATAAAGTATCTTTGCCCTGAAATGGTAGGGAAGATAAATCTATTCAGTAAAATTTTATGGTCGGTCATTTTTACATTTGGCTGTATCTCGCTTTCTGCACAAACTGTAGAGGTTAAAGGTGTTGTGCTTAATAAGCACAATAAAGAGCCTTTGCCTTATAGTACGATTGTGTTGAAAGGGACTGCTATAGGTACACAAACGGATGAAAATGGCAGCTTTAGCTTAGTAATAGCTGAGGAAGAAAAGCAAGGAAGCATAATAGTCAGCTCTGTGGGCTTCGTGTCTGATACTATTACACTTACAGGTAGAAAGTATTATTCGGTTAATCTACGGTCTAAAACAGGCGCGCTTAATGAAGTTGTGGTCACAGGTACTATGAAGGAGATGAGTAGAATGGATAGCCCTATCCCTGTAGAGGTCATTACTCAGAAATATTTTAGAAAAAACCCTACACCAAGTTTGTTTGAAGCAGTTGGGATGATCAACGGAGTACAACCTCAGATAAGCTGTAATATTTGTAATACAGGAGATATTCATATTAATGGTATGGAAGGACCATATACGATGATATTGATAGATGGCATGCCAATAGTTAGTGGACTATCTACGGTATATGGCTTGAGTGGTATACCCAATAGTATCGTTGATAGAATTGAAGTAGTAAAAGGCCCGGCTTCATCACTTTATGGCTCAGAAGCTATGGGAGGTGTTATTAATGTGATTACTAAAAAGCCTTCCAAAGCACCATTGTTCAGTATAGACTTAATGGCTACATCATGGGAGGAGTATAATGCTGACATCTCTGCAAAATACAAACTGGGAAAGCTGCAAAATATGCTAGGGGTAAACTATTTCAACTATAGCACACCCTACGACAAAAACGGCGACGGCTTTACGGATGTTACCCTACAAAATAGAATATCGGTATTTAATAAGGTGAATATAGAAAGAAAGAGTGACCGTATAGCCAGTATCGCAGGTAGATATGTTTATGAGGATAGATGGGGAGGACAAATGAATTGGGATCGTAGTTTTAGAGGTACAGATAGTGTATATGGAGAAAGTATCTATACCAGTCGCTGGGAGGTGATAGGCATGTATGAGTTGCCTATAAAAGAGAAGGTGATAACGCAGTTGTCTTATAACTGGCATGATCAAAATTCTTATTATGGAACTACACCATACATGGCTAACCAGCAAGTGTTTTTTGCTCAAGTATATTGGGATAAAAAGGTAGGTACTAGGCATAATTTGTTGTTAGGAGCATCGTACAGAAGAACTGTATATGATGATAATACGCCTGCAACTGCAACATCAGATAGTTTGTCTCCTCAAAATATGCCAGCTGTAACACCGTTGCCCGGTGCATATATACAGGATGAATGGACGCTTGATACCAAACAAAAAGTTTTAATAGGATATAGGTACGACTATGATAAATACCATGGTAGTGTTCATTCTCCCAGACTAGCCTATAAATTAACACCTAATAAGAATAATGTACTTAGAGCAAGTTTTGGTACAGGATATAGGGTAGTGAATTTATTTACAGAAGATCATGCTGCCTTAACTGGCGCTAGGGATGTTGTAATAGCTGAAGCATTAAGACCGGAACGTTCTTATAATAGTAATTTGAACTATGTACTCAAGATACCGGCTGATGCATTTTTTGTAGGTATTGATGTAACTGGTTTCTATTCTTATTTCACCAATAAGATAAATGGTGATTTTGATACAGATCCTAATAAGATTATTTATGATAATCTTAAAGGTCACGCTGTGTCTCAAGGTGTGTCGGTTAATACGGATGTTACTTTAAACATTCCCCTGAAATTGAGTGCAGGGGTCACTTATATGAATGTTTACCAAAAGGAAGATGATGGGATGGGGAATTTGGTGAAAACAAGACAGATGTATGCACCTGAATGGTCGGGCAATTTAGTAGTTACTTATACTATACCTAAACAAAGGGTAGTTATAGACTTTACAGGTAAATGGACAGGCCCGATGCGACTGCCAATATTGCCTAATGATTATAGACCTGAATACTCGCCCCTTTATTGTATAGCTAATATACAAGTGACAAAAAAGATGCGTAAAGGGTTCGAATTTTATGGTGGGGTAAAGAACCTATTTAACTTTATTCCTAAGGATCCTATAATAAGACCTTTTGATCCATTT
Protein-coding sequences here:
- a CDS encoding TonB-dependent receptor gives rise to the protein MVGKINLFSKILWSVIFTFGCISLSAQTVEVKGVVLNKHNKEPLPYSTIVLKGTAIGTQTDENGSFSLVIAEEEKQGSIIVSSVGFVSDTITLTGRKYYSVNLRSKTGALNEVVVTGTMKEMSRMDSPIPVEVITQKYFRKNPTPSLFEAVGMINGVQPQISCNICNTGDIHINGMEGPYTMILIDGMPIVSGLSTVYGLSGIPNSIVDRIEVVKGPASSLYGSEAMGGVINVITKKPSKAPLFSIDLMATSWEEYNADISAKYKLGKLQNMLGVNYFNYSTPYDKNGDGFTDVTLQNRISVFNKVNIERKSDRIASIAGRYVYEDRWGGQMNWDRSFRGTDSVYGESIYTSRWEVIGMYELPIKEKVITQLSYNWHDQNSYYGTTPYMANQQVFFAQVYWDKKVGTRHNLLLGASYRRTVYDDNTPATATSDSLSPQNMPAVTPLPGAYIQDEWTLDTKQKVLIGYRYDYDKYHGSVHSPRLAYKLTPNKNNVLRASFGTGYRVVNLFTEDHAALTGARDVVIAEALRPERSYNSNLNYVLKIPADAFFVGIDVTGFYSYFTNKINGDFDTDPNKIIYDNLKGHAVSQGVSVNTDVTLNIPLKLSAGVTYMNVYQKEDDGMGNLVKTRQMYAPEWSGNLVVTYTIPKQRVVIDFTGKWTGPMRLPILPNDYRPEYSPLYCIANIQVTKKMRKGFEFYGGVKNLFNFIPKDPIIRPFDPFDKNVADPVGNPNGYTFDPTYNYASLQGTRGFVGIRYNIPR
- a CDS encoding acyl transferase, coding for MLNINDISVYDYINSINEDNFDEIALQVYNLQISKNKLYGDYTDLVNAKVSKIEDVPFLPISFFKTHHVCLEGYNNFVRVFESSGTTNQALKSKHFISNTDIYNASSLKGFTYFFGDPKEYVFLALLPSYLERGNSSLVYMVNMLMQSSNQEEGGFYLNEYEKLASILQQLAKERKKVILFGVTFALLDFATTYPFHMDNVIVIETGGMKGRGKELTREEVHQQLTTSWGIDSVHSEYGMTELLSQAYSKGNGIYKPSKTMKVLVRDINDPLVNHTDGVGILNIIDLANLYSCSFIETEDIGKVYADGSFEVLGRLDNTALRGCSLMAV